From the Magnetococcales bacterium genome, one window contains:
- the xerD gene encoding site-specific tyrosine recombinase XerD — protein sequence MTDAFMINRFMDELLVEHGLSANTLEAYRQDLEGLSAFLALRGGDLLRADRETLLCYLSALTARDMAASSVARKQSAFRRFYRHLVLRDEREDDPTHLLDSPHLQRHLPQILNEEEVESLLNAPDRSTELGLRDAAMLELLYATGLRVSELIFLETDSIEPGFGFVRVVGKGDKERLVPVGEAALDIVEKYRRSARLLLLAGSPTRALFVTARGGPMTRQNFWYVIRRHAVMAGITKPLSPHLLRHSFASHLLNHGADLRAVQMMLGHADISTTEIYTHLAQDRLKQIHRQLHPRA from the coding sequence ATGACTGATGCTTTCATGATCAACCGGTTCATGGATGAACTTTTGGTGGAACACGGGCTCTCGGCCAACACCCTGGAGGCCTATCGCCAGGATTTGGAGGGTTTATCCGCATTTTTAGCCCTCCGTGGCGGTGATCTGTTGCGGGCCGATCGCGAGACGCTTCTCTGCTATCTCAGCGCATTGACTGCCCGGGATATGGCGGCCAGTTCCGTGGCCCGCAAGCAGTCGGCGTTTCGGCGCTTTTATCGGCATCTGGTTTTGCGCGACGAGCGGGAGGATGATCCCACCCATCTGTTGGACTCCCCCCATCTGCAACGCCATTTGCCGCAAATCCTGAATGAAGAGGAGGTCGAATCCCTGCTGAACGCCCCGGATCGCAGCACCGAGTTGGGTCTGCGGGATGCGGCCATGCTGGAACTGCTCTATGCCACGGGTCTGCGCGTATCCGAGTTGATCTTTCTGGAAACGGACAGCATCGAACCGGGTTTCGGTTTTGTGCGGGTGGTGGGGAAGGGAGACAAGGAACGCCTGGTGCCGGTCGGAGAGGCGGCCCTGGATATTGTGGAAAAGTATCGGCGCTCGGCGCGCCTGCTCCTGTTGGCGGGAAGCCCGACCCGCGCCCTGTTCGTGACAGCCCGGGGCGGTCCCATGACCCGGCAAAATTTTTGGTATGTCATCCGCCGTCATGCCGTCATGGCAGGCATCACCAAACCTTTGTCACCTCATCTGCTGCGCCACTCGTTTGCCTCACATCTGCTCAACCATGGCGCCGACCTGCGGGCCGTGCAGATGATGCTTGGCCATGCCGATATCTCGACCACGGAAATCTATACCCACCTGGCCCAGGATCGCCTGAAACAGATTCATCGGCAACTGCATCCAAGGGCCTGA